A single window of Archangium gephyra DNA harbors:
- a CDS encoding tetratricopeptide repeat protein, with product MGRVIKYEGGAMDTATAEKLKAFVRGEVTWAEVEGMTFAEAKAIAQVGCDLAAAGRYEEARILFEGLVEGNPKDAASRAALGTVYQKLGRLEDAVTEYSAALERDPANPVALVNRGELYLRRGNRQGFTDLAHAVEADPRGETSAGRRAKALVRAIALAAAEKLQPEPRAQA from the coding sequence ATGGGACGCGTCATCAAGTACGAGGGAGGAGCCATGGACACGGCGACGGCGGAGAAGCTGAAGGCGTTCGTGCGCGGGGAGGTGACGTGGGCGGAGGTGGAGGGGATGACCTTCGCGGAGGCGAAGGCCATCGCGCAGGTGGGGTGTGATCTGGCGGCGGCGGGGCGCTACGAGGAGGCGCGCATCCTCTTCGAGGGGCTGGTGGAGGGGAACCCGAAGGACGCGGCGAGCCGCGCGGCGCTGGGCACGGTGTACCAGAAGCTGGGGAGGCTGGAGGACGCCGTCACCGAGTACAGCGCGGCGCTGGAGAGGGATCCGGCCAATCCGGTGGCGCTGGTGAACCGGGGCGAGCTGTACCTGCGGCGGGGCAACCGGCAGGGCTTCACGGACCTGGCCCACGCGGTGGAGGCGGACCCGAGGGGAGAGACGTCGGCGGGCCGGAGGGCGAAGGCGCTGGTGCGGGCCATCGCGCTGGCCGCCGCGGAGAAGTTGCAACCGGAGCCGCGGGCGCAAGCGTAG
- the ruvX gene encoding Holliday junction resolvase RuvX gives MRTLGLDYGTKTIGVAASDALGLTAQTVTTIRRTSLKADLAALKELVNEYEVERFVVGLPLNMDGSEGPRAEATRKFVDALTQAIGLPVELWDERLSTVAAQRTLLEADLSRAKRREVIDQMAAQFILQGWLDARHPPASGDAYDDGDYEPEP, from the coding sequence ATGCGCACCCTCGGCCTCGACTATGGGACCAAGACGATCGGCGTGGCGGCCTCGGACGCCCTGGGCCTCACCGCCCAGACCGTCACCACCATCCGCCGCACCAGCCTCAAGGCCGACCTCGCCGCCCTCAAGGAGCTGGTGAACGAGTACGAGGTCGAGCGCTTCGTCGTCGGCCTCCCCCTCAACATGGACGGCTCCGAGGGCCCTCGCGCCGAGGCCACCCGCAAGTTCGTGGACGCCCTCACCCAGGCGATCGGCCTGCCCGTGGAGCTGTGGGACGAGCGCCTGTCCACCGTGGCCGCCCAGCGCACCCTGCTCGAGGCGGACCTGTCGCGCGCCAAGCGCCGCGAGGTCATCGACCAGATGGCCGCCCAATTCATCCTCCAGGGCTGGCTCGACGCCCGTCATCCGCCCGCTTCGGGGGACGCCTATGACGATGGCGACTACGAGCCGGAGCCGTAG
- the mltG gene encoding endolytic transglycosylase MltG, translating into MKKLLLSLLVLGVLAVALAGTWYLRREQRISAFAAAPITLPAEGVTLAVPTGTSPRTLAKLLADAGIVTDPELLYLYIRRERVGPRLKAGEYLFEGTLTPAQVVEQLASGRVKLYRFTVPEGLRVEEILPLLAGSELKLDLEELRRLASDRNFPREAGVPVASLEGFLYPDTYAFTRGATAKEVLTKMVERALEEYRKADAQRKDGVKLSLLETFTLASIVEKETGQPQERPRISCVFHNRLRQGIKLETDPTVLYAMKLLRGVYSRNITRKDLRTPHPYNTYTTPGLPPGPIASPGAAALQAALHPLDCEDLFFVSRNDGTHIFCPTLECHEAAVRKWQVEFFREKRRRQRMNGTP; encoded by the coding sequence GTGAAGAAGCTCCTGCTCTCCCTGCTCGTGCTCGGGGTGCTCGCGGTGGCCCTCGCGGGCACCTGGTACCTGCGCCGTGAGCAGCGGATCTCCGCGTTCGCCGCCGCGCCCATCACCCTGCCCGCCGAGGGCGTCACCCTGGCCGTGCCCACTGGCACCAGCCCGAGGACGCTCGCGAAGCTGCTGGCGGACGCGGGCATCGTCACCGACCCGGAGCTGCTCTACCTCTACATCCGCCGCGAGCGGGTGGGCCCCCGGCTCAAGGCCGGCGAGTACCTCTTCGAGGGCACCCTCACCCCCGCCCAGGTGGTGGAGCAGCTCGCCTCCGGCAGGGTGAAGCTCTACCGCTTCACCGTCCCCGAGGGCCTGCGCGTCGAGGAGATCCTCCCCCTCCTCGCCGGCTCGGAGCTGAAGCTGGACCTGGAGGAGCTGCGGCGACTCGCCTCGGACCGGAACTTCCCGCGCGAGGCCGGCGTGCCCGTGGCGTCGCTCGAGGGCTTCCTCTACCCGGACACGTACGCCTTCACCCGCGGCGCCACCGCGAAGGAGGTGCTGACGAAGATGGTGGAGCGCGCGCTGGAGGAGTACCGGAAGGCGGACGCGCAGCGGAAGGACGGAGTGAAGCTCTCGCTGCTGGAGACGTTCACCCTGGCGTCCATCGTGGAGAAGGAGACGGGCCAGCCCCAGGAGCGGCCCCGCATCTCGTGCGTCTTCCACAACCGGCTGCGCCAGGGCATCAAGCTCGAGACGGACCCCACGGTCCTCTACGCCATGAAGCTGCTGCGCGGGGTGTACTCGCGCAACATCACCCGGAAGGACCTGAGGACGCCGCACCCGTACAACACGTACACCACCCCGGGGCTGCCACCGGGACCCATCGCCAGCCCGGGCGCCGCCGCCCTCCAGGCCGCCCTCCACCCGCTGGACTGCGAGGATCTCTTCTTCGTGTCGCGCAATGACGGCACGCACATCTTCTGCCCCACGCTGGAGTGCCACGAGGCGGCGGTGCGCAAATGGCAGGTGGAGTTCTTCCGCGAGAAGCGCCGCCGGCAGCGGATGAACGGCACGCCGTAG